One window from the genome of Halopenitus persicus encodes:
- a CDS encoding ABC transporter substrate-binding protein: MVDETSGHSSVTRRTLLAGVSAAGAAAFAGCQGSPDGNSSNSDDPQGGNQSGSHGERVPQLEIAYMTGVGDSTTIMENSLPTIQQNVQDALGIQVNSFGLDISTYLSENYDDWRGAHISFHTIGNSLKRLDPNVLLTQFHAENAGANGRPNYLQYVNCEYSDLANQQSNASNPEERRDIVYDALGIMSDDVGPINLFDRNIYGAIRTDQISLENAGPAGVTKYNPEAILSIQPLQSDTRLSMNVGGGAVTSLNHLTINNTGPEALWNQLIYSSLVRWNKNYEIENSLASDYTIEDDFRKITFSLKDATFHNGEPITSEDVKWTLEFITGNQSTFPRAREWPIDSINAIDDSTVEFTFSEPSPSFLNTAAATWGILPKDHWVDAGAEENPTDPNLNEVIGSGPYQIANFEPGQILQLEPYNDHWNTPDAPLDLKLFQSATSAFNAFQEGTLNINNGVPPGIANEIKEMDNARTVLQQGFTGGYLLAPQMSFGPGKFREFRMALSQSLNRNELVQVAYYGDSDPLLHSCIYGPRHPFYPDDDEGLTKIAESPEANPERAKQILRDNGWTFDSQGRLHYPADADLSPVWPEGETPSTDEFPCIEN; this comes from the coding sequence ATGGTAGATGAAACCAGTGGTCATAGTAGTGTCACGCGAAGAACTTTACTTGCGGGCGTATCAGCTGCAGGGGCTGCCGCATTTGCAGGTTGTCAGGGTAGCCCGGATGGAAACTCGTCTAATAGTGACGACCCACAGGGCGGAAACCAAAGCGGATCCCATGGAGAGCGAGTGCCCCAGTTAGAAATCGCGTATATGACCGGTGTGGGGGATTCGACTACGATTATGGAGAACTCCCTTCCAACAATCCAGCAAAACGTCCAAGACGCGCTGGGAATTCAAGTTAATTCTTTTGGGCTAGATATCTCTACGTATCTTTCGGAAAACTATGATGATTGGCGAGGCGCCCACATCTCGTTCCATACCATCGGAAACTCCCTGAAACGTCTTGATCCGAACGTCCTCTTGACCCAGTTCCACGCCGAAAATGCCGGGGCGAACGGCCGCCCAAATTATCTTCAATACGTAAACTGCGAGTACTCTGATCTGGCAAACCAGCAGTCTAACGCATCGAATCCAGAAGAACGCCGCGACATTGTGTATGATGCGTTGGGCATTATGTCAGACGATGTTGGACCGATTAATCTCTTCGACCGGAACATTTACGGTGCGATACGAACCGATCAAATATCTCTTGAGAATGCTGGTCCAGCGGGAGTCACGAAATACAATCCGGAGGCTATACTTAGCATACAACCTTTACAAAGTGATACCCGGTTGTCGATGAACGTGGGTGGTGGCGCGGTGACGTCTCTTAACCACTTGACGATCAATAATACCGGCCCAGAGGCTCTCTGGAATCAGTTAATCTACTCGTCGCTGGTTCGATGGAACAAGAATTACGAAATCGAGAATTCTCTTGCGAGCGATTACACAATCGAAGATGATTTCCGAAAAATTACTTTCTCTCTCAAAGATGCCACATTCCATAATGGGGAGCCGATTACGTCAGAGGATGTCAAGTGGACACTCGAATTCATCACTGGGAATCAATCCACATTCCCCCGAGCAAGAGAATGGCCAATCGATTCGATTAATGCAATTGACGATTCCACTGTTGAGTTCACCTTCTCCGAGCCTTCTCCCTCCTTCCTCAACACTGCTGCAGCAACGTGGGGTATTCTACCAAAAGATCATTGGGTCGATGCAGGTGCAGAAGAGAATCCGACAGATCCCAACTTGAATGAGGTTATCGGTTCTGGGCCGTATCAAATTGCGAACTTCGAGCCGGGACAAATATTGCAACTCGAGCCGTATAACGACCACTGGAACACACCGGACGCCCCGCTCGATCTCAAGTTATTCCAAAGTGCTACCAGTGCTTTCAACGCGTTTCAGGAAGGAACCCTGAACATTAACAATGGAGTCCCTCCAGGAATTGCAAACGAAATCAAGGAGATGGACAATGCGAGAACGGTTCTTCAGCAAGGATTCACCGGCGGATACCTGCTAGCCCCACAGATGAGTTTCGGCCCCGGGAAGTTCCGAGAATTCCGGATGGCGTTATCTCAATCACTGAATCGAAACGAACTTGTCCAGGTTGCATATTACGGCGATTCAGATCCACTCCTCCACTCTTGCATCTATGGTCCGAGACACCCGTTCTACCCTGACGATGATGAAGGACTTACAAAAATAGCAGAGAGTCCCGAAGCTAATCCAGAACGCGCGAAACAGATTCTCAGGGACAATGGATGGACCTTTGACAGTCAGGGTCGGTTGCACTATCCTGCTGACGCCGATCTTTCACCGGTTTGGCCCGAGGGTGAGACCCCGAGCACCGACGAGTTCCCCTGTATAGAGAACTGA
- a CDS encoding IS630 family transposase, producing the protein MWSFDRTVQIEKPLVTVPWRSIGFYALTGQSVITYKERLVKETIVEALEEIREQNPALRILLVADNYGSHHAKLTQERADELGIEFVFIPPYSPTLNAIEPLWKDLKREISPEIFEDKDHFREFLTETFLRLSHRLSFATDWIGTFLPDVQKLR; encoded by the coding sequence CTGTGGTCATTCGACCGGACCGTCCAGATAGAGAAACCGCTAGTGACGGTTCCGTGGCGGTCGATCGGCTTCTACGCGCTGACTGGCCAGAGTGTGATTACGTACAAAGAGCGGTTAGTCAAGGAGACGATCGTCGAAGCACTGGAGGAGATCCGCGAGCAGAATCCGGCCCTGCGGATTCTGCTCGTGGCCGACAACTATGGCTCTCATCACGCGAAGCTCACACAAGAACGGGCCGACGAACTCGGCATCGAGTTCGTCTTCATCCCACCATACTCACCGACGCTAAACGCCATCGAACCACTGTGGAAAGACCTCAAACGAGAAATCTCGCCAGAGATTTTCGAGGACAAAGATCACTTTCGGGAGTTTCTCACCGAGACATTTCTACGGTTGAGCCATCGACTGAGCTTCGCTACCGACTGGATCGGGACATTCCTTCCAGATGTTCAAAAGTTACGCTGA
- a CDS encoding winged helix-turn-helix domain-containing protein → MHALIEDRYGVTYHPAHLSRKLRQAGMNYAKPRPMDPRSPAVADDILAERLGEALGEDDDETDEDDPVILGFFR, encoded by the coding sequence ATTCATGCGCTCATCGAAGACCGTTACGGCGTTACGTACCACCCAGCACATCTCAGCCGGAAGCTCCGTCAAGCAGGGATGAATTACGCGAAGCCTCGCCCGATGGATCCACGTAGTCCTGCCGTTGCAGACGATATTCTCGCCGAGCGCCTGGGAGAGGCGCTCGGCGAGGATGATGACGAAACTGACGAGGATGACCCGGTGATCCTCGGCTTTTTTCGATGA
- a CDS encoding helix-turn-helix domain-containing protein — MNSSQRGLLVKHLSDSELDQAIAEAQKADETRLVRRLCYVKNLYAGDTRKEAGRRVGISRSTTRRWAHAWNDGGIEGLRPGFGGGRPPKPSQTQFDELCELLEEGQP; from the coding sequence ATGAACAGCAGTCAACGCGGTCTGTTGGTGAAGCATTTGTCCGATTCAGAGCTTGATCAAGCGATTGCAGAGGCTCAGAAGGCGGACGAGACCCGTCTCGTCCGACGACTGTGCTATGTGAAGAATCTCTACGCAGGCGATACGCGCAAAGAAGCAGGTCGACGCGTCGGGATCTCCCGATCCACGACGCGTCGATGGGCACACGCGTGGAATGATGGTGGTATCGAGGGACTCCGTCCCGGCTTCGGCGGCGGCAGGCCGCCGAAGCCCTCCCAGACACAATTTGACGAACTCTGTGAACTCCTTGAGGAGGGACAACCATAG
- a CDS encoding CaiB/BaiF CoA transferase family protein, whose translation MEQKLLENITVVEVASFLTAPFATSMMGDLGADVIKVESPAGDITRGVGPKVGGMSAYFASINRNKRPVTLNLKSDEGKAVFRDIVEQADVLVENLKAGTMDRFGLGYDDMSEINNNLVYCSIKGFHSDSQYGDMPAMDLMMQGMSGTMSVTGEEDGPPVNSWVPIGDFAPSMYACQSILAALYARDVGNNGGKYIEVPMLDTLISWTSARMAYSFATEKPYPRGKFHTGMAPFGTLETADSYIVITVSSDALWPRLCRAIDREDLIDDERFKNNMNRVENSDELYSILGNELEAKTTEEWFELMREYEVPAAPVYDTLDMWDDPYIQERDLRARVPREDEDEQLDILESPVEFDGERPSIRIPPKNHGADTEQILSEYGYSQDKIRELKENDVI comes from the coding sequence ATGGAGCAGAAATTGCTCGAAAATATAACCGTTGTTGAAGTTGCAAGCTTCCTTACAGCACCTTTCGCTACATCAATGATGGGTGATCTCGGCGCAGACGTTATTAAGGTGGAGTCACCCGCTGGTGATATTACACGTGGAGTCGGGCCAAAGGTTGGCGGTATGAGTGCCTATTTTGCATCCATCAACCGGAACAAACGTCCTGTAACATTGAACCTCAAATCCGACGAAGGGAAAGCCGTTTTTCGAGATATCGTGGAGCAGGCAGATGTTCTAGTTGAGAATTTGAAAGCAGGAACGATGGACCGTTTCGGGTTAGGATACGACGATATGTCCGAAATTAATAATAATCTGGTGTACTGCTCTATCAAAGGTTTCCATAGTGATTCCCAGTACGGTGATATGCCAGCGATGGATCTGATGATGCAAGGTATGAGTGGGACAATGAGTGTGACTGGTGAGGAAGATGGACCTCCAGTTAACAGTTGGGTCCCAATCGGCGATTTTGCTCCATCGATGTATGCTTGCCAATCGATTCTAGCAGCGTTATATGCACGTGATGTCGGTAACAATGGTGGAAAATATATAGAAGTTCCAATGCTTGACACCCTGATTTCTTGGACAAGTGCGCGGATGGCGTACTCGTTCGCCACCGAGAAACCCTATCCCAGAGGTAAATTCCATACCGGAATGGCACCCTTTGGTACGCTTGAAACAGCCGACTCTTACATCGTCATAACCGTCTCGTCAGATGCGTTATGGCCCAGACTCTGTCGCGCAATCGATCGGGAGGATTTGATTGATGACGAGAGATTCAAGAACAATATGAATCGTGTTGAAAATTCGGATGAGTTATATTCCATACTCGGGAATGAACTAGAGGCCAAAACGACTGAAGAGTGGTTCGAACTTATGCGCGAATACGAAGTTCCAGCTGCACCAGTGTATGATACACTCGATATGTGGGATGACCCCTACATCCAAGAACGGGATTTACGTGCCCGAGTTCCACGTGAAGACGAAGATGAACAACTCGATATACTCGAATCACCAGTTGAGTTTGATGGTGAACGACCGTCGATTCGGATTCCTCCGAAGAATCACGGTGCAGATACGGAGCAAATCCTTTCTGAATATGGATATTCACAAGATAAGATCAGGGAGCTCAAAGAGAATGACGTAATCTGA
- a CDS encoding IS5 family transposase gives MSKISRITTKAVTLAKNVVGGRGEVTAPEGGGGFADYALVSLHGLRIYLDESYRNALDLLSEMPQILAEIGLEAGDLPDHSTLVKAFDRFEMKVWRVLLRLSAQLHDTADHAAIDATFFDRETASKHYCRRTNYRVQTLKTTALVDTKTQAVLDVHCTTEKRHDTQIGWQLALRNAGEIASLAADKGYDWQQLREKLREKGVRPLIKHREFRPIDCAHNARIDGSLYGQRALSETVFSTIKRTLGHALRARAWYREFREIVLMCAVYNIKRAVKQ, from the coding sequence ATGTCGAAGATCTCCCGCATCACAACGAAGGCGGTCACGTTAGCTAAAAATGTTGTTGGTGGCCGAGGCGAAGTCACCGCCCCCGAAGGGGGTGGCGGCTTCGCCGATTACGCTCTTGTCTCGCTACACGGTCTCCGAATTTACCTCGATGAGTCGTACCGCAACGCCCTCGATCTGCTGAGCGAGATGCCACAAATCTTGGCCGAGATCGGCCTCGAAGCAGGCGATCTCCCAGATCACTCGACACTGGTAAAGGCGTTTGATAGGTTCGAGATGAAAGTCTGGCGAGTGCTGCTGCGTCTCTCGGCGCAGCTGCACGACACCGCTGATCACGCCGCAATCGACGCGACGTTCTTCGACCGTGAAACCGCCAGCAAGCACTACTGCCGCCGGACGAACTATCGCGTTCAAACGCTGAAAACGACCGCGCTCGTCGATACAAAAACGCAAGCTGTGCTCGACGTTCACTGTACGACCGAGAAACGTCACGACACGCAGATCGGCTGGCAACTCGCCCTCCGCAACGCGGGCGAGATTGCCAGCCTCGCCGCCGACAAAGGCTACGATTGGCAGCAATTACGCGAGAAATTGCGCGAAAAAGGTGTGAGACCGCTGATCAAGCACCGTGAGTTCCGACCCATCGATTGCGCGCATAACGCGCGCATCGATGGGTCTCTGTACGGCCAAAGAGCACTGTCTGAGACCGTCTTCTCGACGATTAAGCGAACGCTCGGCCACGCGCTGCGTGCCCGAGCGTGGTACCGCGAATTCCGTGAAATCGTCCTGATGTGTGCGGTCTACAACATCAAGCGAGCCGTGAAACAGTGA
- a CDS encoding SDR family NAD(P)-dependent oxidoreductase, whose amino-acid sequence MTKVAVIAGLGPGFSEELAWKLAKEGYTIGLFSRSSDYLSRFESELTDSGYDALAVPTDVTDSAEVSEGFNRLRKEIGHVETVAYTASTETTSAGRELEPDRFERLWQLYAYGGLLCFREALDDLRENRGTMLFFGSAPEAGDFAYKSGKAAARGLARSLNEQYSSEGIHISHIVIDGALLNPDVYDEGTDVDEKRYISPEAAADTCYHLINQPDTSRTFELDLHTSK is encoded by the coding sequence ATGACAAAAGTGGCCGTAATCGCGGGGCTAGGTCCAGGATTTAGTGAAGAGTTAGCATGGAAGTTGGCTAAGGAGGGATATACAATCGGGTTGTTTTCTCGTAGCAGTGACTACCTTTCCAGGTTCGAGTCTGAGCTCACGGATTCTGGATACGATGCTCTCGCGGTTCCGACGGACGTCACGGACTCTGCTGAGGTCTCGGAGGGGTTTAACCGGTTACGTAAAGAAATTGGTCACGTCGAGACTGTCGCCTACACAGCAAGTACAGAGACCACAAGTGCTGGTAGAGAGCTTGAACCCGACCGCTTCGAACGACTGTGGCAACTTTACGCGTATGGTGGTCTCCTGTGCTTCCGCGAGGCGCTTGATGACCTTCGCGAGAACAGGGGGACAATGCTGTTCTTCGGTAGCGCCCCGGAGGCAGGTGACTTTGCGTATAAGAGTGGGAAGGCAGCGGCCAGGGGGCTCGCTCGCTCACTCAATGAACAATACTCTTCCGAAGGGATCCACATTTCTCATATCGTGATAGATGGGGCACTTCTAAATCCGGATGTATACGACGAGGGGACAGACGTGGATGAAAAGAGGTACATTTCACCTGAAGCGGCGGCAGATACCTGTTATCACTTAATAAATCAACCAGACACTAGCAGGACGTTCGAGCTCGACCTCCACACCAGTAAATAG
- a CDS encoding IS630 family transposase (programmed frameshift), whose product MDHLDEISVEELQDALDNVDGNKPTQRLLAAIAYKNGVTQTELAEWHDTGRRTIYSWLMRLDTDEPFEQAVSDAHRSGRKRKLSESQQKEFERTVHEPPEEVGIDAPAWTPALVQEFLEETYGVEYSAPSCRRLLKEAGLSYQKPRRTAAESEESDQEEFHDEIKKKRAEMDATVVCIDQTKKSVQVEPRAAWFPRGTRPSVELSGQRDWTCLLGAVTENGDCFFSRFTEYVTADHAKHFILALCKEFEEDLIVVLDGASYFQASAVTDLAARDDLAFVTLPAYSPELNPVEECWRQLQDALSNRFFDSLDELTTAIDTALDQLSLPKVSNYF is encoded by the exons ATGGATCATCTCGACGAGATCTCCGTCGAAGAACTCCAAGACGCCCTCGACAATGTTGACGGAAACAAGCCGACTCAACGGTTGTTAGCGGCGATTGCGTACAAAAACGGTGTAACGCAGACCGAACTTGCAGAGTGGCACGATACCGGGCGAAGAACGATCTACAGCTGGTTAATGCGACTTGATACGGACGAACCGTTTGAGCAAGCTGTGTCTGATGCTCATCGATCTGGGAGAAAACGAAAGCTCTCAGAATCACAGCAAAAAGAGTTCGAACGAACTGTTCATGAACCGCCCGAGGAAGTTGGGATCGACGCGCCGGCGTGGACGCCGGCGCTCGTTCAGGAATTTCTCGAAGAAACCTACGGCGTCGAGTACTCTGCCCCGAGTTGTCGGCGGTTGCTGAAAGAAGCTGGACTCAGCTATCAAAAACCTCGACGTACAGCCGCTGAATCTGAAGAATCCGACCAAGAAGAGTTCCACGACGAGATCA AAAAAAAGCGAGCGGAGATGGACGCCACAGTAGTCTGTATCGATCAGACGAAAAAATCTGTCCAGGTCGAGCCGCGTGCCGCGTGGTTTCCGCGCGGCACGCGGCCGAGCGTCGAACTCTCTGGCCAACGTGACTGGACGTGTCTACTCGGCGCAGTCACCGAAAACGGTGACTGCTTTTTCTCGCGGTTCACCGAGTACGTCACCGCCGACCACGCAAAACATTTCATTCTCGCGTTATGCAAAGAATTTGAAGAAGACTTGATCGTCGTGCTAGATGGGGCGTCGTACTTCCAGGCGTCGGCCGTCACGGACCTGGCGGCCCGTGACGACCTCGCCTTCGTCACGTTACCTGCGTATTCGCCGGAACTCAATCCTGTCGAAGAGTGCTGGCGACAACTCCAGGACGCTCTGAGCAACCGATTCTTTGACTCGCTCGATGAACTCACGACGGCGATCGATACCGCTCTTGACCAGCTGTCGCTCCCAAAAGTGAGCAATTATTTCTAA
- a CDS encoding thioredoxin family protein: protein MESEYDDLIERFCSTGILKETQDGQLSLTDTFKNKRRRQRKSFPDVESAEYEELHNQFLDSTNLSSEEITDQNLIDTMLIQKLVDAVSFEEAIVGALSLEVLDNPPETSGLPEGFIPLRGSDLESFTSQYSTSIVYFWKDDCQPCEQVRDRLENICQNEHIPDDIGFGAVYGPNWAETLKEQYGVGVAPTVIFFKDGVTDSRIIGDTSEQAIKQEIAITTG from the coding sequence ATGGAGTCCGAATACGACGATCTCATAGAACGATTTTGTTCAACGGGGATCCTCAAGGAGACGCAGGATGGTCAGTTGAGTTTAACAGATACGTTCAAAAATAAACGAAGACGACAGCGAAAGTCGTTTCCAGATGTAGAATCCGCAGAATACGAAGAGCTTCACAACCAATTTCTTGACTCAACCAACCTATCATCCGAAGAGATCACCGACCAGAATCTGATTGATACGATGTTAATCCAGAAGTTGGTCGATGCAGTTTCTTTTGAAGAAGCAATTGTGGGGGCACTATCATTGGAAGTCCTCGACAATCCTCCCGAGACATCTGGTCTTCCGGAAGGATTTATACCATTACGTGGCTCGGACCTTGAGTCGTTCACCAGTCAGTATTCTACCTCGATTGTGTACTTTTGGAAGGACGATTGTCAGCCTTGTGAACAGGTCCGTGACCGACTGGAGAACATATGTCAAAATGAACATATTCCTGATGATATCGGATTCGGAGCAGTCTATGGGCCAAATTGGGCAGAGACATTGAAAGAACAATATGGTGTCGGTGTTGCACCAACAGTCATATTTTTCAAAGATGGAGTTACTGACTCCCGTATAATTGGAGACACCTCCGAACAGGCAATAAAACAAGAGATCGCAATTACCACAGGGTAG
- a CDS encoding acyl-CoA mutase large subunit family protein, which produces MFDPDELEEIRSGYEEWHDESVEPLVDRFGERKDRFTADTGGQEVDRLYTPADVADQDYKEDLGYPGESPYTRGVYSTGYRGRLWTMRQYAGFSTPEDTNERYHYLLDQGQTGLSMAFDLPTQMGYDSNDAMSAGEIGKAGVAIDSLADMEVVFDDIPLDEVSTSMTINAPASVLLAMYIAVGDQQGVDRTELRGTIQNDLLKEYIARNTYIYPPEPSMRIITDIFEFCAEETPRFNTISISGYHIREAGSTAAQELAFTLGNGIEYVESALDAGLNVDEFAPQLSFFFNSHNNIFEEVAKFRAARRMWHDIMEERFDVQNPKSKQLKFHTQTAGSMLTAQQIENNVVRVAYQALAAVLGGTQSLHTNGKDEALSLPSEESVQTALRTQQILAHESGAADTIDPLAGSYYVESLTDEVEQEAYAILEDVDERGGMLSAVEQQWVQRQIQDTAFDRQREIETGERIIVGVNKFEVDEEPKMDVQEVTERDQQRQIDRLESMRKKRDDEAVDTTLEALREAAQGEENLLPYIIDAVKKYATVGEICNVFRNEFGEYHPKNTI; this is translated from the coding sequence ATGTTCGATCCCGACGAACTCGAAGAGATCCGTTCTGGATACGAAGAGTGGCACGATGAATCGGTCGAACCCCTTGTCGACCGCTTCGGCGAACGGAAAGATAGATTCACAGCGGACACGGGTGGCCAAGAGGTTGATCGACTCTACACGCCCGCTGACGTCGCCGATCAGGACTACAAGGAAGATCTCGGCTATCCGGGAGAATCACCGTACACACGTGGGGTCTACTCGACAGGCTATCGGGGACGACTCTGGACGATGCGTCAGTACGCCGGCTTCTCGACGCCGGAGGATACCAACGAGCGCTACCACTACCTGCTCGACCAGGGCCAGACGGGACTATCGATGGCGTTCGACTTGCCTACGCAAATGGGCTACGACTCCAACGACGCGATGTCTGCCGGCGAGATTGGGAAAGCCGGCGTCGCAATCGATTCACTCGCAGATATGGAGGTAGTCTTTGACGACATTCCGCTGGACGAGGTTTCAACCTCAATGACGATCAACGCGCCCGCCTCTGTACTGCTAGCGATGTACATCGCAGTAGGTGACCAGCAGGGCGTCGATCGCACCGAACTTCGGGGGACAATCCAGAACGACCTCCTCAAGGAGTACATCGCCCGCAACACCTACATCTACCCGCCTGAACCCTCGATGCGGATTATCACTGACATCTTTGAATTCTGCGCTGAGGAGACGCCGAGGTTCAACACGATCTCCATCTCAGGCTACCATATCCGCGAGGCCGGATCAACGGCTGCCCAGGAACTGGCCTTCACGTTGGGTAACGGTATCGAGTACGTCGAATCCGCCTTGGATGCGGGGTTGAACGTCGACGAATTTGCTCCCCAGCTATCCTTTTTTTTCAACAGCCACAACAACATCTTCGAAGAGGTCGCCAAGTTCCGTGCGGCCCGGCGAATGTGGCACGACATTATGGAGGAGCGTTTCGATGTCCAGAACCCCAAATCAAAGCAACTCAAATTCCACACCCAGACCGCTGGGTCGATGCTAACTGCCCAGCAAATTGAGAACAATGTCGTTCGAGTCGCCTACCAGGCGCTGGCGGCGGTGCTCGGCGGGACCCAGTCGCTGCACACCAACGGAAAAGACGAGGCGCTCTCCCTGCCGAGCGAGGAGTCTGTCCAGACCGCCCTGCGTACCCAACAGATCCTCGCCCACGAGTCCGGCGCCGCCGACACTATCGACCCGCTGGCCGGCAGTTACTATGTCGAGAGCCTCACTGACGAAGTCGAGCAGGAAGCCTACGCTATCCTTGAGGACGTCGACGAGCGCGGTGGAATGCTTTCCGCTGTCGAGCAACAGTGGGTTCAGAGACAAATCCAGGATACTGCCTTCGATCGCCAGAGGGAGATCGAGACGGGTGAGCGGATCATTGTCGGAGTGAATAAGTTCGAAGTCGACGAAGAGCCCAAGATGGACGTTCAAGAGGTTACCGAGCGTGATCAGCAGCGTCAGATCGATCGACTCGAGTCGATGCGGAAGAAACGAGACGACGAGGCCGTCGACACAACGCTCGAAGCCTTGCGGGAGGCTGCCCAAGGTGAGGAGAACCTGCTTCCTTACATTATCGACGCGGTGAAGAAATACGCTACCGTCGGCGAAATTTGTAATGTTTTCCGTAATGAATTTGGAGAATACCATCCTAAGAATACAATTTAA
- a CDS encoding FAS1-like dehydratase domain-containing protein produces MPNKPLSDLKAQIGDSYKTVKNLRIEPGKVSEFASAIQDDNPIFHSREAANKNGYENIPAPLTFTRTSYFPRYRPEGIDEDLGFDLDLNYDNVLHGEQEYEYERPVVVGDTLTGTTTLVDVYQKEGVRAGTMTFCIYETEYYDEDDKLVVTERISRIEIEDGDAK; encoded by the coding sequence ATGCCAAACAAACCACTTTCTGACTTGAAGGCTCAGATTGGCGATAGCTACAAGACCGTTAAAAACCTACGAATCGAGCCTGGAAAGGTTTCTGAATTCGCCTCCGCAATTCAAGACGATAATCCGATATTCCATTCCAGGGAGGCTGCTAATAAAAACGGATACGAGAATATTCCTGCACCGCTGACATTTACGAGAACTTCGTACTTCCCCCGCTACAGGCCCGAAGGTATAGACGAAGACTTAGGTTTTGACCTCGATCTAAATTATGACAATGTTCTCCATGGAGAACAAGAGTACGAATACGAACGCCCGGTTGTCGTTGGTGATACACTCACTGGAACCACAACATTGGTTGATGTCTATCAAAAAGAGGGAGTTCGTGCCGGAACAATGACCTTCTGTATTTACGAAACTGAGTACTATGACGAAGATGATAAATTAGTCGTTACTGAACGGATCTCTCGTATCGAAATCGAGGATGGAGACGCTAAATAA